A region of Necator americanus strain Aroian chromosome I, whole genome shotgun sequence DNA encodes the following proteins:
- a CDS encoding hypothetical protein (NECATOR_CHRI.G1321.T1) has protein sequence MFASRLAKAGAVVGLSAAAVLTLDVTNERRFRRQMKQYFRTAHADKLADLNKRPSTALPSRKEIIESLKTNEEFDVLIIGGGATGAGVALDAQTRGLKTALVELDDFSSGTSSRSTKLIHGGVRYLQAAIMKADFEQYRMVKEALFERANLLEIAPHLSAPLPIMLPVYKLWQVPYYWAGIKAYDFVSGKRVLKNSFYINKTKAMERFPMLKSDSLKGALIYYDGTHNDARMNLAIVLTAIRHGAKCVNHTKVERLLKDEDGKVVGAHVRDMITGNEWDIKAKSIVNATGPSTDTIRLMADPQTKPICAPSSGVHIVLPGYYSPSNTGLLDPDTSDGRVIFFLPWERMTIAGTTDAPSEVTLSPIPKDSDVEFILQEIRGYLSKDVSVRRGDVMSSWSGLRPLVRDPNKKDTKSLARNHIIEVSESGLITIAGGKWTTYRHMAEETVDTCVKAKNLDPTNGCITAGLMLEGGHEYNPLMYIHLVQDYGLEVDVAQHLANTYGDRAFVVARMCKMTGKRWPIIGNRLHQEFPYLDAEVRYAVREYACTAVDVIARRTRLAFLNTYAAHEVLPEVVRIMAEELGWSSAEQRSQLERARQFIDLEMGQLAKQNAASSVSLNLTSEEMQAAKDRFNKLDKDKKGHITVNDLRRHFREHNQKIDERVLHELLNEVDLNKNGEIEIAEFFQLYSGLKGGQISANRLVRYLDEMHGTPSVSRSGGGV, from the exons ATGTTCGCCTCCCGACTGGCGAAAGCCGGGGCAGTAGTGGGGCTGTCGGCTGCCGCCGTCCTCACCCTCGATGTCACAAATGAAAGACGCTTCAGACGTCAGATG AAACAATACTTCCGTACTGCACATGCGGATAAGTTGGCCGATTTAAATAAGCGACCATCGACTGCACTACCGTCTAGGAAGGAAATTATCGAGtctttaaag ACTAACGAAGAGTTCGACGTGCTCATTATTGGTGGTGGCGCCACAGGCGCCGGTGTTGCTCTCGACGCACAAACTAGAG GGTTGAAAACAGCACTGGTAGAGTTGGACGACTTCTCCTCTGGAACATCTTCGCGAAGTACAAAGTTGATTCATGGAGGTGTTCGGTACCTGCAGGCTGCTATTATGAAAGCGGATTTTGAGCAGTATCGCATGGTCAAG GAAGCGTTATTCGAACGTGCTAATCTGCTTGAAATAGCTCCACACCTCAGCGCACCTCTACCTATAATGCTTCCAGTTTACAA GCTATGGCAAGTCCCATATTATTGGGCAGGCATCAAAGCATATGATTTTGTTTCTGGTAAACGCGTTCTAAAGAATTCGTTTTAtattaacaaaacaaaagctaTGGAACG ATTTCCAATGCTTAAGAGTGATTCGTTGAAAGGTGCGCTGATTTACTACGATGGAACCCATAATGACGCAAGGATGAATCTGGCGATAGTACTAACCGCAATTAGACATGGAGCAAAg TGCGTTAATCATACAAAAGTTGAACGATTGCTGAAAGACGAAGATGGGAAAGTTGTTGGAGCTCATGTTAGGGACATG ATAACTGGCAATGAATGGGACATCAAAGCGAAAAGTATAGTTAATGCTACTGGACCTTCCACGGACACTATTCGTCTCATGGCCGATCCACAGACGAAGCCTATCTGTGCCCCAAGTTCAGGAGTACATATCGTTCTACCGGGATACTACAG CCCGTCTAACACCGGTCTTCTCGATCCGGACACTTCAGATGGCCGTGTTATCTTTTTCTTGCCTTGGGAAAGAATGACCATCGCTGGGACTACGGACGCACCATCGGAAGTCACTCTATCACCAATTCCGAAAGACTCGGATGTAGAATTCATTTTACAA GAAATTCGTGGATACCTCTCAAAAGATGTTTCTGTGAGACGTGGTGATGTGATGAGTTCATGGTCGGGACTACGCCCACTTGTCCGAGATCCAAACAAGAAAGATACGAAAAGTCTCGCTAGAAATCATATTATTGAG GTTTCGGAATCTGGTTTAATCACAATCGCAGGAGGAAAGTGGACCACTTACAGGCACATGGCCGAGGAAACTGTGGACACGTGTGTAAAG GCAAAGAATCTGGACCCAACAAACGGGTGTATAACAGCTGGATTGATGTTGGAAGGTGGACACGAATACAATCCACTGATGTACATTCATCTTGTGCAAGATTATGGTCTCGAAGTTGAT GTGGCGCAACACCTTGCGAACACTTACGGTGATCGTGCTTTTGTTGTGGCGAGAATGTGCAAAATGACCGGAAAACGCTGGCCGATTATTGGTAACCGTCTTCACCAGGAATTCCCCTATCTCGACGCAGAG gtgcgatacgCTGTTCGTGAGTATGCATGTACGGCAGTGGATGTGATCGCGAGACGCACAAGACTCGCGTTCCTCAATACATATGCGGCCCATGAAGTGCTTCCAGAA GTGGTCCGCATCATGGCCGAAGAGTTGGGCTGGTCTTCAGCAGAACAACGCAGTCAACTTGAACGCGCTCGTCAATTCATTGATTTAGAGATGGGTCAACTTGCTAAGCAGAATGCTGCCAGCAGTGTTTCGCTCAATCTTACCAG tgaagaGATGCAAGCTGCTAAAGATCGTTTCAACAAGCTGGACAAGGACAAAAAGGGACACATCACTGTTAACGATCTCAGACGGCACTTCCGA GAGCACAATCAGAAGATTGATGAACGCGTACTGCATGAGTTGTTAAATGAGGTCGATCTGAACAAAAACGGAGAAATCGAAATCGCAGAGTTCTTCCAG
- a CDS encoding hypothetical protein (NECATOR_CHRI.G1321.T2), translated as MFASRLAKAGAVVGLSAAAVLTLDVTNERRFRRQMKQYFRTAHADKLADLNKRPSTALPSRKEIIESLKTNEEFDVLIIGGGATGAGVALDAQTRGLKTALVELDDFSSGTSSRSTKLIHGGVRYLQAAIMKADFEQYRMVKEALFERANLLEIAPHLSAPLPIMLPVYKLWQVPYYWAGIKAYDFVSGKRVLKNSFYINKTKAMERFPMLKSDSLKGALIYYDGTHNDARMNLAIVLTAIRHGAKCVNHTKVERLLKDEDGKVVGAHVRDMITGNEWDIKAKSIVNATGPSTDTIRLMADPQTKPICAPSSGVHIVLPGYYSPSNTGLLDPDTSDGRVIFFLPWERMTIAGTTDAPSEVTLSPIPKDSDVEFILQEIRGYLSKDVSVRRGDVMSSWSGLRPLVRDPNKKDTKSLARNHIIEVSESGLITIAGGKWTTYRHMAEETVDTCVKAKNLDPTNGCITAGLMLEGGHEYNPLMYIHLVQDYGLEVDVAQHLANTYGDRAFVVARMCKMTGKRWPIIGNRLHQEFPYLDAEVRYAVREYACTAVDVIARRTRLAFLNTYAAHEVLPEVVRIMAEELGWSSAEQRSQLERARQFIDLEMGQLAKQNAASSVSLNLTSEEMQAAKDRFNKLDKDKKGHITVNDLRRHFREHNQKIDERVLHELLNEVDLNKNGEIEIAEFFQLYSGLKGGQISANRLAVSESPFFELCYECEDSEFASFSRY; from the exons ATGTTCGCCTCCCGACTGGCGAAAGCCGGGGCAGTAGTGGGGCTGTCGGCTGCCGCCGTCCTCACCCTCGATGTCACAAATGAAAGACGCTTCAGACGTCAGATG AAACAATACTTCCGTACTGCACATGCGGATAAGTTGGCCGATTTAAATAAGCGACCATCGACTGCACTACCGTCTAGGAAGGAAATTATCGAGtctttaaag ACTAACGAAGAGTTCGACGTGCTCATTATTGGTGGTGGCGCCACAGGCGCCGGTGTTGCTCTCGACGCACAAACTAGAG GGTTGAAAACAGCACTGGTAGAGTTGGACGACTTCTCCTCTGGAACATCTTCGCGAAGTACAAAGTTGATTCATGGAGGTGTTCGGTACCTGCAGGCTGCTATTATGAAAGCGGATTTTGAGCAGTATCGCATGGTCAAG GAAGCGTTATTCGAACGTGCTAATCTGCTTGAAATAGCTCCACACCTCAGCGCACCTCTACCTATAATGCTTCCAGTTTACAA GCTATGGCAAGTCCCATATTATTGGGCAGGCATCAAAGCATATGATTTTGTTTCTGGTAAACGCGTTCTAAAGAATTCGTTTTAtattaacaaaacaaaagctaTGGAACG ATTTCCAATGCTTAAGAGTGATTCGTTGAAAGGTGCGCTGATTTACTACGATGGAACCCATAATGACGCAAGGATGAATCTGGCGATAGTACTAACCGCAATTAGACATGGAGCAAAg TGCGTTAATCATACAAAAGTTGAACGATTGCTGAAAGACGAAGATGGGAAAGTTGTTGGAGCTCATGTTAGGGACATG ATAACTGGCAATGAATGGGACATCAAAGCGAAAAGTATAGTTAATGCTACTGGACCTTCCACGGACACTATTCGTCTCATGGCCGATCCACAGACGAAGCCTATCTGTGCCCCAAGTTCAGGAGTACATATCGTTCTACCGGGATACTACAG CCCGTCTAACACCGGTCTTCTCGATCCGGACACTTCAGATGGCCGTGTTATCTTTTTCTTGCCTTGGGAAAGAATGACCATCGCTGGGACTACGGACGCACCATCGGAAGTCACTCTATCACCAATTCCGAAAGACTCGGATGTAGAATTCATTTTACAA GAAATTCGTGGATACCTCTCAAAAGATGTTTCTGTGAGACGTGGTGATGTGATGAGTTCATGGTCGGGACTACGCCCACTTGTCCGAGATCCAAACAAGAAAGATACGAAAAGTCTCGCTAGAAATCATATTATTGAG GTTTCGGAATCTGGTTTAATCACAATCGCAGGAGGAAAGTGGACCACTTACAGGCACATGGCCGAGGAAACTGTGGACACGTGTGTAAAG GCAAAGAATCTGGACCCAACAAACGGGTGTATAACAGCTGGATTGATGTTGGAAGGTGGACACGAATACAATCCACTGATGTACATTCATCTTGTGCAAGATTATGGTCTCGAAGTTGAT GTGGCGCAACACCTTGCGAACACTTACGGTGATCGTGCTTTTGTTGTGGCGAGAATGTGCAAAATGACCGGAAAACGCTGGCCGATTATTGGTAACCGTCTTCACCAGGAATTCCCCTATCTCGACGCAGAG gtgcgatacgCTGTTCGTGAGTATGCATGTACGGCAGTGGATGTGATCGCGAGACGCACAAGACTCGCGTTCCTCAATACATATGCGGCCCATGAAGTGCTTCCAGAA GTGGTCCGCATCATGGCCGAAGAGTTGGGCTGGTCTTCAGCAGAACAACGCAGTCAACTTGAACGCGCTCGTCAATTCATTGATTTAGAGATGGGTCAACTTGCTAAGCAGAATGCTGCCAGCAGTGTTTCGCTCAATCTTACCAG tgaagaGATGCAAGCTGCTAAAGATCGTTTCAACAAGCTGGACAAGGACAAAAAGGGACACATCACTGTTAACGATCTCAGACGGCACTTCCGA GAGCACAATCAGAAGATTGATGAACGCGTACTGCATGAGTTGTTAAATGAGGTCGATCTGAACAAAAACGGAGAAATCGAAATCGCAGAGTTCTTCCAG